The region TTTGCAGCATCAAGTAGCTCGTTAGCAAGCTTATCTATCATAGTTCTTTCGCTTCTTTTTCTTGCATAGCCGATTATCCATCTGATTGCAAGAGCTTGCTGGCGTGCAGGACGAACCTCAACAGGAACTTGATATGTAGCACCACCCACACGACGTGATTTAACTTCCATGATAGGCTTTACGTTTTCTATAGCATCGTTAAAAACATCTATGCCTTTAACTTCGCTGTTTCTCTTCTCGATAGCTTTGATAGCACCGTACATAATCTCAGTGGCTACGCTTTTTTTGCCGTCATACATAAGTGAGTTAATAAATTTAGTGATTACTTTATTTCCGTAAATCGGATCAGGTAAAACTTCCCTTGCAGGGGCTTTTCTTCTTCTCATTTGATTATTCCTTCAAATTTTTATAAATTTTACTCAAACGCAACTAAATTAAAAGCGCGTCTGCGAACCTAATTTTATTTCTTTGCTGCGCCTGCTTTAGGACGTTTAGCACCGTATTTAGAACGCGAAACCGTTCTTTTTGCAACACCGGCCGTATCAAGAGCACCGCGAACGATATGATATTTAACACCCGGTAAGTCTTTAACCCTTCCTCCGCGAACCAGCACAATGCTGTGTTCTTGTAGGTTGTGACCCTCACCGCCGATATAGCTAATAACTTCAAAGCCGCTAGTTAATCTAACCTTGGCAACTTTTCTCAAAGCAGAGTTTGGTTTTTTCGGAGTTGTAGTATAAACTCTCGTGCAAACGCCTCTTCTTTGAGGACACTCTTTTAGCGCAGGCGATTTTGATTTTACAATCACTTTCTTGCGCTCTTTTCTGACCAATTGATTTATGGTTGGCACAGTAATTCCTTTCGACTAAATTTATTAAAAAGACCTAATTATATTTAAATACAACTTAAATTAATGTAAATCCTGTATTTTTGCTGAAATTTAATCAGCCTTTAATGCGTATTTGCCGCTACCTGTAAATAAAATAGACAAAGCAAGAGTCATATAAAGATATACAATTTCGGCTTTAAATCCACCGACATTAGTAAGCTCAAACAGATTTGCAAGACCGTGAAATGAATACAAAATAGTAAGGCATGTCCCAATAAGCAAGATGCTTCCTATCCTTGAAAAAATTCCTAAAATTATCATCAAAGGAGCCAAAACCTCTCCGACATACGCAAAATAAGCCATAAATTCAGGCAAGCCTGCTTTACTAAGAATAGCCTTTACTCCGCCGATTCCGTTCATGATTTTGCTAAATCCGTGTGTCAAAACACAAATTCCAAGACCAAGTCTTGCAACAAGAATTCCTAAATCTAAATTTTTCATGTTACTCCGATTAAATTTTGATATTTTATTTGTTAAAAATAGAATTTGATTAAAAGCTCCGCCGAATTTAAAGGCGGAGCAAAATGTTAGTTTTGTTTTAGCTTGATTTTTTTATCTTGATAAAGACCTGTTCCAACAGGTATCATGCGACCTAAAATAACGTTTTCTTTCAGATCCTCAAGATAGTCAAATTTAGCCGCTATACTGGCTTCTGTTAAGACTTTTGTAGTCTCTTGGAAAGATGCGGCGGATATGACGCTATCACTTCCTATAGCAGCCCTTGTAACACCAAGCAAGATAGGCTCTGCTATGGCAGGGTTTCCACTCATGCGCATAATTCTTTCATTTTCTTCTTTAAATCTTGCGCGTGAAACCATATCTCCAACGATGAAATTTGTATCTCCGCTGTCTATGATCTTAACCTGTCTTAGCATCTGAGAAACGATGATCTCGATATGCTTATCGGCAATCGCAACACCCTGAGAGCGATAAACTTGCTGAATTTCGCTTATCAGATAGTAGTGAAGCGCTTTTTCGCCTAAAATTCTAAGCACGTCATGGCTTGAGATGAGACCATCTGTTAGCTTCTCGCCCGCATGGATAAACTCCCCGCTTCTTACTTGAATTTGACGAGTTTTATCTATAAGATATTCAGCCGTTGTGCCGTCTTCCGACTCGATGATAATTCTTTCTTTCGAGCGAAGCGGTTTATCAAATCTAACAACACCGTCAATCTCTGCAATGATAGCCGTATTTTTCGGGCGTCTTGCTTCAAAAAGCTCACTAACGCGAGGAAGACCTCCGGTGATATCTTTTGATTTTGCTACCGCTTTTGGAGTCTTAGCTAAAATTTCAGCCTGCTCTACACTAGCTCCGTCTTTTACAAATATCGCAGTCTTTGGCTCAAGCTGATATCTGATAAGTTTTCCGTCTTTTGTCGCGATAACTATCGTAGGCTTGATGCCTGAAGGCAAGTATTCGTTGATAACCAAACGGCTTTGACCGGTTGTTTCGTCATACTGCTCGGCAGCAGAATACCCAGGCTCGATATCCTCATAAGTTACCGTTCCTGCTTCTTCGGCTATCGTAGGAGTCGAATATGGATCCCACTCTGCAATAATAAGTCTCTCTGCATCCGAAGGCTCAGCCAAGATCGTTTTAGACGCTACTATATCGCTATCGTTTACTTTTATGACCGAATTTCTAGGTATATAGTAACGAACCGCTTCTCTATCTTCCTCATCGGCTACAACTACAAATAGGCCCTTTTCGGTTACTAAATGTCCTTTTTTTATATCTCTTATACGCTCTAAATAGTCGCCCTTAAGGACATAAAATTTAAGCACTCCGTTTGCACCTGCGGTTATCTTTTTAGTTATAGGATCTCCGTCTTTTACCTTTATCTCGCTTGCAAACGGGATACGATTAGGTACGTTCCAACCCTCTTTAATAACCTCAACTATACTTTCGTTTTCTTTTACCTTATCTCCGTCGGCATACGGTATGTAAATTTTACCCTCTACCTTACCGCTAACGCCTGCTAGCTCGTTTGGTTTAGCCACGTCGTTTCTACGAAGAGTATATTTAACCTCTTCTTTTTTGCCTTTTATCGTTATATTGATATCTTCGTGAGCTATCTCGATCTCTAATTTTCCGTCAAACGGCGCTTTTATCTTTGGCTCAACCAAAAGCACGGCAGCATTTCTACGATTTGCAACTATATCTTTGCCGTTATTTTCATAAACGTTTAAATTATAGTATCTTATAAAGCCCTCTTTTTGAGCTACAACTTGGCGATCTTGTTGCTCCGTAGATGCCGTTCCGCCGATATGGAAAGTTCTAAGAGTAAGCTGTGTTCCGGGCTCACCGATTGATTGAGCCGAGATGATACCTACGGCCTCACCCGGTTTTACCAGCTTGCCTTCACCCAAATTTATACCGTAACATTTAGAGCATACGCCCTTTGCAGCCTTGCAAGTGATCGGTGTTCTAATGCTTACCGATTTAATACCGGCTTCAATGATAGCTTTTGCTTTTTCTTCATCTACTAAAGTGCCTTCCGCAAATAAAATTTCATTTGTTATCGGATCTATAACGTCATCTGCAAGAACACGTCCTAGAACTCTTTCTTCAAGGCTTTCTATAAGCTCGCCGTTTTCGGTTATCTCGGTAATCTCAACACCCTCGTGCGTACCGCAATCTTCAATTGTAACCTTAACGTTTTGCGCAACATCGATTAGCTTTCTAGTTAAGTATCCGGCGTTTGCCGTTTTAAGTGCGGTATCGGCAAGTCCCTTTCTAGCGCCGTGAGTTGAGATAAAGTACTCAAGTACGTTTAGTCCCTCGCGGAAATTTGATGTAATAGGCGTCTCGATAATTGAGCCGTCAGGCTTAGCCATAAGACCACGCATACCGGCAAGCTGGCGAATTTGCGCAGCAGATCCTCTAGCTCCAGAGTCCGCCATCATATAAATGGAGTTAAATCCGCCCTTATCGTTTTGGATGAGCTTCATCATCTCGCCTGCAACCACGTTATTTGTATCGGTCCATATATCGACTATCTTATTATATCTCTCTGAATCGGTTAAAAGACCTGCACCGTATTGGTTTTGAATTTCGCGAACTTTTTTCTTAGCACTATCTATATGTTTTTGTTTTCCTTCAGGAACGATGATATCGGCTATAGATATAGAAATTCCCGCCTTTGTAGCATAACGGAAGCCTAAATTTTTAAGCTTATCTAAAAATCCTGCAGTTATCTCAAGTCCGCCTACTTTATAAACATAATCAACCAAATTCGCTATATCTTTTTTCTTAAGAACTCTGTTCCACATATTTTCAGGAACAAAATCAGGTAGTATCGAGCGGATAATCAAACGTCCGGCAGTCGTAAATAGCGTCTTGCCCTCAATCATAGTCTTGATCTTTGAGTGAACCTCAAGGCAGTGCGCTTCCTCGGCTATCATCACCTCATCAACACTTGCAAAAATTTTATTTGCGCCTTTTGTATCACTCTTTTCTAGGCTCAGATAGTAAATTCCTAAAACCATATCCTGACTTGGAACGGTTATAGCCTTACCGCTTGCAGGAAGCAAGATATTCATCGAACTAAGCATCAAAATTTTGCACTCTGCGATAGCCTCTTGTGAAAGTGGAACGTGAACAGCCATCTGGTCGCCGTCAAAGTCCGCGTTAAACGCAGCGCACACAAGCGGATGAAGCTGTATCGCTTTGCCCTCGACTAGCACAGGGTGAAACGCTTGAATAGAAAGTTTATGCAGTGTCGGAGCACGGTTTAGCATGACGGGATGATCTTTAACAACCTCTTCTAAGCACTCCCAAACTTCATTCGTCTTATCCTCTATCATCTTTTTAGCTTGTTTAACGGTCGTTGCATAACCTTTTTCTTCAAGGCGTGCTAAAAGGTGTGGCTTAAACAGCTCAAGAGCCATTCTCTTTGGAAGGCCGCACTGATCCATCCTAAGCTTTGGACCAACAACGATAACGGAACGACCCGAGAAGTCAACACGCTTACCAAGCAAATTTTGTCTAAAGCGACCTTGTTTTCCTTTGATGATTTCAGAAAGCGACTTGAGCGGGCGTTTATTTGCACCTTTAACGGCATTTGCTCTTCTTCCGTTATCAAATAGAGCATCAACT is a window of Campylobacter sp. CCUG 57310 DNA encoding:
- the rpsL gene encoding 30S ribosomal protein S12, with amino-acid sequence MPTINQLVRKERKKVIVKSKSPALKECPQRRGVCTRVYTTTPKKPNSALRKVAKVRLTSGFEVISYIGGEGHNLQEHSIVLVRGGRVKDLPGVKYHIVRGALDTAGVAKRTVSRSKYGAKRPKAGAAKK
- a CDS encoding DoxX family protein, with product MKNLDLGILVARLGLGICVLTHGFSKIMNGIGGVKAILSKAGLPEFMAYFAYVGEVLAPLMIILGIFSRIGSILLIGTCLTILYSFHGLANLFELTNVGGFKAEIVYLYMTLALSILFTGSGKYALKAD
- the rpsG gene encoding 30S ribosomal protein S7 — protein: MRRRKAPAREVLPDPIYGNKVITKFINSLMYDGKKSVATEIMYGAIKAIEKRNSEVKGIDVFNDAIENVKPIMEVKSRRVGGATYQVPVEVRPARQQALAIRWIIGYARKRSERTMIDKLANELLDAANSKGASFKKKEDTYKMAEANKAFAHYRW
- the rpoC gene encoding DNA-directed RNA polymerase subunit beta' translates to MSELKPIEIKEEQRPRDFEAFQLRLASPEKIKSWSYGEVKKPETINYRTLKPERDGLFCAKIFGPIRDYECLCGKYKKMRYKGVKCEKCGVEVTSSKVRRSRMGHIELVTPVAHIWYVNSLPSRIGTLLGIKMKDLERVLYYEAYIVEVAGEAFYDNENSKKVEIYDVLNEEQYQSLIQRFEDSGFKARMGGEVIRDLLENLDLVELLNTLKDEVSSTNSEAKKKTIVKRLKVVEAFLNSGNRPEWMMITNLPVLPPDLRPLVSLDGGKFAVSDVNDLYRRVINRNARLKRLMELDAPEIIIRNEKRMLQEAVDALFDNGRRANAVKGANKRPLKSLSEIIKGKQGRFRQNLLGKRVDFSGRSVIVVGPKLRMDQCGLPKRMALELFKPHLLARLEEKGYATTVKQAKKMIEDKTNEVWECLEEVVKDHPVMLNRAPTLHKLSIQAFHPVLVEGKAIQLHPLVCAAFNADFDGDQMAVHVPLSQEAIAECKILMLSSMNILLPASGKAITVPSQDMVLGIYYLSLEKSDTKGANKIFASVDEVMIAEEAHCLEVHSKIKTMIEGKTLFTTAGRLIIRSILPDFVPENMWNRVLKKKDIANLVDYVYKVGGLEITAGFLDKLKNLGFRYATKAGISISIADIIVPEGKQKHIDSAKKKVREIQNQYGAGLLTDSERYNKIVDIWTDTNNVVAGEMMKLIQNDKGGFNSIYMMADSGARGSAAQIRQLAGMRGLMAKPDGSIIETPITSNFREGLNVLEYFISTHGARKGLADTALKTANAGYLTRKLIDVAQNVKVTIEDCGTHEGVEITEITENGELIESLEERVLGRVLADDVIDPITNEILFAEGTLVDEEKAKAIIEAGIKSVSIRTPITCKAAKGVCSKCYGINLGEGKLVKPGEAVGIISAQSIGEPGTQLTLRTFHIGGTASTEQQDRQVVAQKEGFIRYYNLNVYENNGKDIVANRRNAAVLLVEPKIKAPFDGKLEIEIAHEDINITIKGKKEEVKYTLRRNDVAKPNELAGVSGKVEGKIYIPYADGDKVKENESIVEVIKEGWNVPNRIPFASEIKVKDGDPITKKITAGANGVLKFYVLKGDYLERIRDIKKGHLVTEKGLFVVVADEEDREAVRYYIPRNSVIKVNDSDIVASKTILAEPSDAERLIIAEWDPYSTPTIAEEAGTVTYEDIEPGYSAAEQYDETTGQSRLVINEYLPSGIKPTIVIATKDGKLIRYQLEPKTAIFVKDGASVEQAEILAKTPKAVAKSKDITGGLPRVSELFEARRPKNTAIIAEIDGVVRFDKPLRSKERIIIESEDGTTAEYLIDKTRQIQVRSGEFIHAGEKLTDGLISSHDVLRILGEKALHYYLISEIQQVYRSQGVAIADKHIEIIVSQMLRQVKIIDSGDTNFIVGDMVSRARFKEENERIMRMSGNPAIAEPILLGVTRAAIGSDSVISAASFQETTKVLTEASIAAKFDYLEDLKENVILGRMIPVGTGLYQDKKIKLKQN